The proteins below come from a single Rhodanobacter sp. LX-99 genomic window:
- a CDS encoding helix-turn-helix transcriptional regulator: MDDQLRCCKALPAFAGMTSKKAVVSSLPIYCEAFRSTAKLRPSVQSLFPIGIISLDSPGCMNNYPGRDNYSWRTTMNTPLPRSGKGPAVSPDVEMIAQAIREARRRHGLTQTQLAGLSGTGLRFISELERGKPNVALNKVLGVLAVLGLRIQVGGGP; the protein is encoded by the coding sequence ATGGATGACCAGCTTCGCTGTTGTAAAGCTCTTCCCGCTTTCGCGGGAATGACGAGCAAAAAGGCGGTTGTTTCGAGTCTTCCTATCTATTGCGAGGCTTTTCGCTCCACAGCCAAGCTGCGCCCATCAGTTCAATCATTGTTCCCGATCGGGATAATTTCTCTTGACTCGCCCGGTTGCATGAACAATTATCCCGGTCGGGATAATTACTCGTGGCGGACGACCATGAACACGCCATTACCCCGATCGGGAAAAGGCCCAGCGGTCTCTCCCGACGTCGAGATGATTGCGCAGGCCATTCGCGAGGCACGTCGACGGCATGGCCTGACGCAAACCCAGTTGGCCGGCCTGTCAGGCACGGGGTTGCGCTTCATCAGCGAACTGGAACGAGGCAAGCCCAACGTGGCCTTGAACAAGGTGCTTGGGGTGCTTGCCGTGCTGGGTCTGCGCATACAGGTCGGAGGCGGGCCGTGA
- a CDS encoding zf-HC2 domain-containing protein, translating to MNPIDDDTLQAYVDGELDAASAARIEAALAHDAALARRVQQARDVRAQLRAAFDPVLDEPVPARLSALLQPRSAQAAISAAPRVVPTGGHGTTRRRVTRRWFVPGAALAASVALLAVALWWWQPGGDLVRMQGGQSFAAGALTRALDETLASEPKANAPVAIGLSFRSGDGRICRTFVLRSPPARAGLACHESAGWVLPVLTAATLPEGGELRQAASALPPAVQAAVDARLRGNVFDAQQERAARDAGWR from the coding sequence ATGAACCCGATCGACGACGACACCTTGCAGGCTTACGTGGACGGCGAACTCGACGCGGCCAGTGCCGCGCGCATCGAGGCGGCGCTGGCGCACGATGCCGCGCTCGCCCGCCGCGTGCAGCAGGCGCGCGACGTGCGTGCGCAGCTGCGCGCTGCGTTCGATCCGGTGCTCGACGAGCCGGTGCCGGCGCGTTTGTCCGCCTTGCTGCAGCCGCGATCCGCGCAGGCGGCGATATCGGCCGCGCCGCGCGTCGTGCCGACGGGCGGGCATGGTACGACCCGCCGCCGCGTGACCCGTCGCTGGTTTGTGCCGGGCGCCGCGCTGGCCGCATCGGTGGCGCTGCTCGCCGTGGCCTTGTGGTGGTGGCAGCCAGGCGGCGATCTGGTGCGCATGCAGGGCGGCCAGTCATTCGCCGCCGGCGCCTTGACCCGTGCGCTCGACGAGACGCTGGCGAGCGAACCGAAGGCGAATGCGCCGGTCGCCATCGGCTTGAGTTTCCGCAGTGGCGACGGACGCATCTGCCGCACCTTCGTATTGCGCTCCCCGCCGGCGCGAGCCGGCCTTGCCTGTCACGAGAGTGCGGGCTGGGTGCTGCCCGTGCTCACGGCGGCGACCTTGCCGGAAGGCGGCGAACTGCGCCAGGCGGCGAGTGCCTTGCCGCCCGCGGTGCAGGCCGCGGTCGACGCGCGTTTGCGCGGCAATGTGTTCGATGCGCAGCAGGAGCGCGCGGCGCGCGACGCCGGCTGGCGCTAG
- a CDS encoding sensor domain-containing diguanylate cyclase, giving the protein MVDIDNRMAPGSAVYKTLLESTRAIPWKIDWASKQFAYIGPQIEALLGWAPSSWESVGDWASRMHPADREWVVDFCVAQSQAGVDHEADYRALTRDGRYVWIRDVVHVVRNPDGTVDSLVGFMFDISERKRTEQQLISLQKEMEELSFRDGLTGVANRRRFDAIIELEWSNARRNRQPLSMLMMDIDYFKQYNDRYGHLEGDACLKHVARILNSAATRARDLLARFGGEEFVLVLPETDEAAAGKLAERCRDLILAEQIPHEPSPIGPVLTISIGAGTVIPGHDDELRPFIDAVDKRLYQAKQQGRNRIVVG; this is encoded by the coding sequence ATGGTGGATATCGACAATCGGATGGCGCCGGGCAGCGCCGTCTACAAGACGCTGCTGGAGTCGACCAGGGCGATTCCGTGGAAGATCGACTGGGCCAGCAAGCAGTTCGCCTATATCGGGCCGCAGATCGAGGCGCTGCTGGGCTGGGCGCCATCGAGCTGGGAGAGCGTGGGCGACTGGGCCAGCCGCATGCATCCGGCGGACCGCGAGTGGGTAGTGGATTTCTGCGTGGCGCAATCGCAGGCGGGGGTGGACCACGAGGCCGACTACCGCGCGCTGACCCGCGACGGCCGCTACGTGTGGATCCGCGACGTGGTGCACGTGGTGCGCAACCCCGACGGCACGGTCGACTCGCTGGTCGGCTTCATGTTCGACATCAGCGAGCGCAAGCGCACCGAGCAGCAGCTGATCAGCCTGCAGAAGGAGATGGAGGAGCTTTCCTTCCGCGACGGCCTGACCGGCGTCGCCAACCGGCGGCGCTTCGACGCGATCATCGAACTCGAATGGAGCAACGCGCGGCGCAACCGGCAACCGCTGTCGATGCTCATGATGGATATCGACTATTTCAAGCAGTACAACGACCGCTACGGTCACCTGGAAGGCGACGCCTGCCTGAAGCACGTGGCGCGCATCCTGAATTCGGCCGCGACGCGCGCACGCGACCTGCTGGCCCGCTTCGGCGGCGAGGAGTTCGTGCTGGTGCTGCCGGAAACCGACGAGGCCGCCGCAGGCAAGCTGGCCGAACGCTGCCGCGACCTGATCCTGGCCGAGCAGATCCCGCACGAACCCTCCCCGATCGGCCCCGTGCTGACGATCAGCATCGGTGCGGGCACCGTGATTCCCGGCCACGACGACGAACTGCGGCCGTTCATCGACGCGGTGGACAAGCGCCTGTACCAGGCGAAGCAGCAGGGCCGCAACCGCATCGTGGTTGGATGA
- a CDS encoding RNA polymerase sigma factor: MNSSDAVREGLIPLLPRLRRLARALAGQVADADDLVQIVLERALARAAQWRPDAALDKWVFAIARNAWRDELRARGRSQHLFAPEEAGEMAADRASAQPAQQLELAMALAALPPDHREVVALVLVEGMSYGEAAELLEVPVGTVTSRLARARATLQAHLGKDT; this comes from the coding sequence GTGAATTCGAGCGACGCCGTGCGCGAAGGACTGATCCCGCTGCTGCCGCGCCTGCGTCGCCTGGCGCGGGCGCTGGCCGGGCAGGTTGCCGACGCCGACGACCTGGTGCAGATCGTGCTGGAGCGCGCCCTGGCCCGGGCCGCGCAGTGGCGGCCGGATGCCGCGCTGGACAAGTGGGTGTTCGCGATCGCGCGCAACGCCTGGCGGGACGAGTTGCGCGCGCGCGGCAGGTCGCAACACCTGTTCGCGCCCGAGGAAGCCGGCGAGATGGCCGCCGACCGTGCCAGCGCACAGCCCGCGCAGCAACTGGAATTGGCGATGGCGCTGGCGGCGTTGCCGCCGGACCATCGCGAAGTGGTGGCCCTGGTGCTGGTCGAGGGCATGTCGTACGGCGAGGCCGCCGAGCTGCTGGAAGTGCCGGTGGGCACCGTCACCAGCCGCCTGGCCCGCGCCCGCGCCACCTTGCAGGCCCATCTTGGGAAAGACACATGA
- a CDS encoding adenylate/guanylate cyclase domain-containing protein: MASHGEDRRPSPRCAIVGRRATRRIRPEVMPWMAHASRTNRGRSTTGNRAIFRGTHGRHQGRRGQPEDFAGGTVIEWIEYAKIAGAFIGACGIATLAKLYHDKVVTGKDTELKIKEAEITRLEADLLKAQSRAKSAEEDGVPAHRDLIRLRAQLTEMIESLAGTLRAQAASLYIPVFNAGDEKTASPRSFAFVAAWNIDPGATAAILKMKLVESWTVVGECWDKAALIGSNNLQANVRHVASYDKQSGFVPMHTLVSPVRWQGRQIGIVQVFNKTLPGNAYSLDEQGFQGDDRRQLLETLQETSDAGMAGTLHYFQSNPEAMRVLGLQDELNLENAVIMYVDLTQSSALFDELPLIDAARLINRFSQNIYKRIGPFSGIVEKFNGDGTLIRFHYVGFDSHAPMSNPVLRAICAAADLLGGFRAFKAQRWQGLAADVAEAVKLRITIALGPVVSTNMGPQQFQTPTVMGQCVNRSAKMVTFAPRDRDVMLVDDNVSKALKQIDEHYVAALTAFDSWSSDAARLSPSLAGHRYFEVAPEPFRLAAMEFRQPPYAHAP, encoded by the coding sequence GTGGCCAGCCATGGGGAGGACCGACGGCCCTCCCCACGCTGCGCGATAGTGGGGCGCCGGGCCACCCGTCGGATACGGCCGGAAGTCATGCCCTGGATGGCGCATGCCAGCCGGACGAACCGCGGCCGGTCGACGACAGGCAATCGCGCTATATTCCGTGGCACGCACGGCCGCCACCAAGGTCGTCGCGGGCAGCCAGAAGATTTCGCGGGAGGCACCGTGATCGAATGGATCGAATATGCCAAGATCGCCGGCGCCTTCATCGGCGCCTGCGGCATCGCCACGCTGGCCAAGCTCTATCACGACAAGGTCGTGACCGGCAAAGACACCGAGCTGAAGATCAAGGAAGCCGAGATCACCCGCCTGGAGGCTGATCTGCTGAAGGCGCAGTCGCGCGCCAAGAGCGCCGAGGAAGACGGCGTCCCCGCCCACCGCGACCTGATCCGGCTGCGCGCGCAACTCACCGAAATGATCGAGAGCCTGGCCGGCACCCTGCGTGCGCAGGCCGCGTCGCTCTATATCCCGGTGTTCAACGCCGGCGACGAAAAGACCGCCTCGCCGCGCAGCTTCGCCTTTGTCGCCGCCTGGAACATTGATCCCGGCGCCACTGCAGCCATCCTCAAGATGAAACTGGTCGAGAGCTGGACCGTCGTCGGCGAATGCTGGGACAAGGCCGCCCTGATCGGCAGCAACAACCTGCAGGCCAACGTCCGCCACGTCGCTTCATACGACAAGCAGTCCGGCTTCGTGCCGATGCACACACTGGTGTCGCCGGTGCGCTGGCAGGGCCGGCAGATCGGCATCGTGCAGGTCTTCAACAAGACCCTGCCGGGCAACGCCTACAGCCTCGACGAGCAGGGCTTCCAGGGCGACGACCGCAGGCAACTGCTCGAAACCCTGCAGGAAACCAGCGACGCCGGCATGGCGGGCACGCTGCATTATTTCCAGTCCAACCCCGAAGCCATGCGCGTGCTCGGGCTGCAAGACGAACTGAACCTCGAGAACGCGGTGATCATGTATGTCGACCTTACCCAATCGTCGGCATTGTTCGACGAGCTGCCGCTGATTGATGCGGCGCGCCTGATCAACCGCTTCAGCCAGAACATCTACAAGCGGATCGGCCCGTTTTCCGGCATCGTTGAAAAATTCAATGGCGACGGAACGCTGATCCGCTTTCATTACGTCGGCTTTGACAGCCATGCGCCGATGAGCAATCCGGTTTTGCGGGCGATCTGCGCCGCCGCCGATCTGCTCGGCGGGTTCAGGGCTTTCAAGGCCCAGCGCTGGCAGGGCCTGGCGGCAGACGTCGCCGAGGCGGTGAAGCTGCGCATCACCATCGCGCTGGGCCCGGTGGTATCGACCAATATGGGGCCGCAACAGTTCCAGACGCCTACGGTGATGGGCCAGTGCGTCAACCGTTCGGCCAAGATGGTCACCTTTGCACCGCGCGACCGCGACGTGATGCTGGTCGACGACAACGTGAGCAAGGCGCTAAAGCAGATCGACGAGCATTACGTCGCCGCGCTGACCGCCTTCGACAGCTGGTCGTCCGACGCTGCCCGGCTATCGCCCAGCCTCGCCGGCCATCGGTATTTCGAGGTGGCGCCCGAGCCGTTCCGGCTTGCCGCCATGGAGTTCCGCCAGCCCCCGTACGCGCACGCGCCGTAG
- a CDS encoding DUF4157 domain-containing protein, with amino-acid sequence MQRRLAAGSVHDALEREADRIADRVTASPASVRGSAVPAIQRYAIGHAASAEVPDSVGHALAGAGAPLPADVRQPMEERFGHDFSTVRVHTDATARQSARDVDAQAYTVGHDVVFAAGRYAPHTREGRHLLAHELTHVVQQAQGTRLQRKPDDKPKPADKDKAAPANFKGCNDDRRKLVESAIKRAGELAARALVALNRDFPMSWEGTAMNKHFGSLPSSDLDIVKDRFKRAQGEAASKAYTCAPKDVKSAEGGKILDPCAEAECPGSKITIYPQFGSETCKDAGAILLHEVIHNLGGCGDTDVKDKNYPTLHPEDNAYSYEHYAVDVAAGAKAPDTLKKRDPQAPKARL; translated from the coding sequence GTGCAGCGCCGGCTTGCCGCCGGATCCGTCCACGACGCGCTCGAACGCGAAGCCGATCGCATCGCCGATCGCGTGACAGCCAGCCCCGCTTCAGTGCGCGGCAGCGCAGTGCCGGCCATCCAGCGGTACGCCATCGGCCATGCCGCCAGCGCAGAAGTCCCCGACAGCGTCGGCCACGCCCTCGCCGGCGCGGGGGCGCCACTTCCGGCGGACGTGCGCCAACCCATGGAGGAACGTTTCGGCCACGACTTCTCCACCGTCCGCGTGCACACGGACGCGACGGCCCGGCAATCCGCACGTGACGTCGACGCGCAGGCTTACACCGTCGGCCACGACGTGGTGTTCGCCGCCGGACGCTACGCGCCGCACACGCGCGAAGGCCGGCACCTGCTGGCGCACGAACTGACCCACGTCGTGCAGCAGGCGCAAGGCACCCGCCTGCAGCGCAAGCCGGACGACAAACCCAAACCGGCGGACAAGGACAAGGCCGCGCCGGCGAACTTCAAGGGCTGCAACGACGACCGCAGGAAGCTGGTCGAGTCGGCGATCAAGCGCGCGGGCGAACTCGCCGCACGCGCACTGGTCGCGCTGAACCGGGACTTCCCGATGAGCTGGGAGGGCACCGCCATGAACAAACACTTCGGCAGCCTGCCATCGAGCGATCTGGACATCGTCAAGGACCGCTTCAAGCGCGCCCAGGGCGAAGCGGCTTCGAAAGCCTATACCTGCGCCCCGAAAGACGTGAAGAGCGCGGAGGGCGGCAAGATCCTCGACCCCTGCGCCGAAGCCGAATGCCCCGGCAGCAAGATCACCATCTACCCGCAATTCGGCTCGGAAACCTGCAAGGACGCCGGCGCCATCCTGCTGCACGAAGTCATCCACAACCTCGGCGGCTGCGGCGACACCGACGTCAAGGACAAGAACTACCCCACCCTGCACCCCGAAGACAACGCCTACTCCTACGAGCATTACGCCGTCGACGTGGCCGCCGGTGCGAAGGCTCCCGATACGCTGAAGAAGCGCGACCCCCAGGCGCCGAAAGCCAGGCTTTGA
- a CDS encoding type II toxin-antitoxin system HipA family toxin, with amino-acid sequence MTDKLQVRLFDRHVGELGIAGEVRAPEDWRFTYAAEYLASVQPVALSVSLPLRAEPFVGALTRNWFGNLLPEGPVREAIAARLRISVWDDFELLAAIGGECAGAVSIVSPDATVAGPADVSLDLETLLVAQGGETGEASLALMGTPRRLSLAGAQDKIAVVLGADGSIRLPVIGEITTHILKPDSLRIRGLRDFEAFGLALARAAGLQVAASSIVTVAGHKALLVERYDRHVAKNGDLARLHQEDFCQALGYPGELKYEAGGGPTLALCAHLIRQQLRLGPIAVQALLDWVIFNVIIGNADAHAKNLALLCGPDGLRRLAPFYDLVPTIAISEQLIERKPALGIGNAARIDEVSAADWQRFAEATGYAPRFVQRRVVELAGLVLHAMAGTASMLTEQGAGRARIEKARVAISRNAQRLLASLQA; translated from the coding sequence GTGACCGACAAGCTCCAGGTCCGGCTGTTCGACCGGCATGTAGGCGAGTTGGGCATCGCCGGCGAAGTCCGCGCGCCGGAGGATTGGCGTTTCACCTACGCCGCCGAGTACCTGGCGTCGGTGCAGCCGGTCGCCTTGTCGGTGAGCCTGCCACTGCGCGCGGAGCCGTTTGTCGGTGCCCTGACCCGCAACTGGTTCGGCAACCTGTTGCCCGAAGGCCCGGTGCGCGAGGCCATTGCGGCGCGGCTGCGCATCTCGGTGTGGGACGACTTCGAGTTGCTGGCCGCGATCGGCGGCGAGTGCGCCGGTGCGGTCAGCATCGTGTCGCCCGATGCCACCGTGGCCGGCCCAGCGGATGTCTCGCTGGACCTGGAAACCTTGCTCGTCGCACAGGGTGGCGAGACCGGCGAGGCTTCCCTGGCGCTGATGGGTACACCGCGCAGGCTGTCGCTCGCCGGTGCACAGGACAAGATCGCCGTCGTGCTCGGCGCCGACGGTTCCATCCGGCTCCCCGTGATCGGCGAGATCACCACGCACATCCTCAAGCCGGACAGCCTGCGCATCCGCGGCCTGCGCGATTTCGAGGCGTTCGGCCTCGCGCTCGCGCGTGCGGCAGGCCTGCAGGTGGCAGCATCCTCGATCGTCACCGTGGCCGGGCACAAGGCATTGCTGGTCGAACGCTACGATCGCCACGTCGCGAAGAACGGCGATCTCGCCCGCCTGCATCAGGAAGACTTCTGCCAGGCGCTGGGCTATCCGGGCGAGCTCAAGTACGAAGCCGGTGGCGGTCCGACGCTGGCCCTGTGCGCCCACTTGATCCGCCAGCAACTGCGGCTGGGTCCCATCGCCGTGCAGGCGTTGCTGGACTGGGTGATCTTCAACGTGATCATCGGCAACGCCGACGCACACGCCAAGAACCTCGCCCTGCTTTGCGGCCCGGATGGCCTGCGTCGCCTTGCGCCGTTCTACGATCTGGTGCCGACCATCGCGATATCGGAGCAGCTGATCGAACGAAAGCCCGCGCTGGGCATCGGCAACGCGGCGCGCATCGACGAAGTGAGTGCCGCAGACTGGCAACGGTTCGCCGAAGCGACCGGCTATGCCCCGCGTTTCGTGCAGCGCCGGGTGGTCGAGCTTGCCGGCCTGGTGCTGCACGCCATGGCCGGTACAGCGAGCATGTTGACGGAGCAGGGCGCTGGCCGGGCGCGGATCGAAAAAGCCCGGGTAGCCATCAGCCGTAACGCGCAACGCCTGCTTGCTTCCCTGCAGGCATGA
- a CDS encoding M1 family metallopeptidase, translating into MRSTLLVSAIALALAGVSMTAVAETPAAASTADLATTQLPRTVRPSHYDVAVTPHADKLSFDGKVTVTVDVLQPTTSITLNAIDMAFSSVHLTPTRLRMAVADPRVSVDAQAQTATFTFDRALPPGNYKLAMSYTGKIGTQATGLFAIDYDTRAGKRRALYTQFENSDARRFIPSWDEPAYKATFDLEVTVPRGEMAVSNMPAASTADLGNGLVRVRFQPSPKMSTYLLFFGLGEFDRATAMTDGTEIGVITQKGLASQAGFALASSSAVLREYNDYFGVPYPLPKLDNIASPGRSQFFSAMENWGAIYTFEYALLLNPAISTQADKQAVFNTAAHEMAHQWFGDLVTMHWWDDLWLNEGFASWMAARTTEKLHPEWNTALDAVGTRESAMSQDAAVTTHPVVQHVETVEQASQAFDSITYAKGEAVIRMLEGYVGADTWRAGVRNYIKAHAYGNTRSDDLWREVQAVAGKPITAIAHDFTLQPGIPLIRVDAAACSGGRTTLKLSQGEFTKDRPDKKPLGWHVPVIAQGIGGAPASTLVTDGKATLTVPGCAPVIVNAGQSGYYRTLYAPAQFAAIKGAFARLAPIDQLGLMSDTWALGMAGLQNASTYLDLVQATPADVDPQIWGEIAGTLDGLDNYYRGDTARQARFRAFAVKRLAPVFARIGWEAKPGESDPVAILRTQLIGALGNLGDSGVINEARRRFAAQEHDPQAVPAALRKTIFAIVARHADAATWDRLHAMAKAEKTPLIKDQLYSLLSYADDDALARRALELAITDEPGATNSAGMIGIAAYQHPEMAFDFALAHRAKVDTLVDSTSRSRYYPRLGGASFDPAMIGKIKAYADAYIATGSRRAADATVANIKYRMMIRNERLPAIDAWLAQNGD; encoded by the coding sequence ATGCGCAGCACCTTGCTGGTTTCCGCGATTGCCCTGGCGCTCGCCGGTGTCTCGATGACGGCCGTGGCCGAAACGCCCGCTGCCGCGTCCACGGCGGATCTCGCCACCACCCAGCTGCCGCGCACCGTGCGGCCCAGCCACTACGACGTGGCGGTGACGCCGCATGCGGACAAGCTGAGTTTCGACGGCAAGGTCACGGTGACGGTCGACGTGCTGCAGCCGACCACCAGCATCACGCTGAACGCGATCGACATGGCGTTCTCCTCGGTGCACCTGACGCCGACGCGGCTGCGGATGGCGGTGGCCGACCCCAGGGTATCGGTGGACGCGCAGGCGCAGACGGCCACCTTCACCTTCGACCGCGCGCTGCCACCGGGCAACTACAAGCTGGCGATGAGCTACACCGGCAAGATCGGCACCCAGGCCACCGGCCTGTTCGCGATCGACTACGACACCCGGGCGGGCAAGCGGCGCGCGCTGTATACCCAGTTCGAGAATTCCGACGCGCGCCGCTTCATTCCGTCGTGGGACGAGCCGGCGTACAAGGCCACGTTCGACCTCGAAGTGACCGTACCCAGGGGCGAGATGGCGGTGAGCAACATGCCGGCGGCGTCGACCGCGGACCTCGGCAACGGCCTGGTCCGCGTGCGTTTCCAGCCGTCGCCGAAGATGTCCACCTACCTGCTGTTCTTCGGCCTGGGCGAGTTCGACCGCGCCACCGCCATGACCGACGGCACCGAGATCGGCGTGATCACGCAGAAGGGGCTGGCGTCGCAGGCCGGCTTCGCGCTGGCGTCGTCCTCGGCCGTGCTGCGCGAGTACAACGACTACTTCGGCGTGCCGTACCCGCTGCCGAAGCTGGACAACATCGCCTCGCCGGGGCGCAGCCAGTTCTTCTCGGCGATGGAGAACTGGGGCGCGATCTACACCTTCGAATACGCGCTGCTGCTGAACCCCGCCATCTCGACCCAGGCCGACAAGCAGGCGGTCTTCAACACCGCCGCGCACGAGATGGCGCACCAGTGGTTCGGCGACCTGGTGACGATGCATTGGTGGGACGACCTGTGGCTGAACGAGGGCTTCGCCTCGTGGATGGCCGCGCGCACCACCGAGAAGCTGCACCCGGAATGGAATACCGCGCTGGATGCGGTGGGCACGCGCGAGTCGGCGATGTCGCAGGACGCGGCGGTGACCACGCATCCGGTGGTGCAGCACGTGGAGACGGTGGAGCAGGCCAGCCAGGCGTTCGACTCGATCACCTATGCCAAGGGCGAGGCGGTGATCCGCATGCTGGAAGGCTACGTGGGCGCCGACACCTGGCGCGCCGGCGTGCGCAACTACATCAAGGCGCACGCCTACGGCAACACCCGGTCCGACGACCTGTGGCGCGAGGTGCAGGCGGTGGCGGGCAAGCCGATCACCGCGATCGCGCACGACTTCACCCTGCAGCCGGGCATCCCGCTGATCCGCGTGGACGCGGCCGCGTGCAGCGGCGGCAGGACCACGCTGAAACTGAGCCAGGGCGAATTCACCAAGGACCGCCCGGACAAGAAGCCGCTGGGCTGGCACGTGCCGGTGATCGCGCAGGGCATCGGTGGCGCGCCGGCGAGCACCCTGGTGACCGACGGCAAGGCCACCCTGACGGTGCCCGGCTGCGCGCCGGTGATCGTGAATGCAGGGCAGAGCGGCTACTACCGCACGCTGTACGCGCCGGCCCAGTTCGCCGCGATCAAGGGCGCGTTCGCCAGGCTCGCGCCGATCGACCAGCTCGGCCTGATGAGCGACACCTGGGCGCTGGGCATGGCCGGCCTGCAGAACGCATCGACCTACCTGGACCTGGTCCAGGCCACCCCGGCCGATGTCGACCCGCAGATCTGGGGCGAGATCGCAGGCACCCTCGACGGCCTGGACAACTACTACCGCGGCGATACCGCACGCCAGGCGCGCTTCCGCGCGTTCGCGGTGAAGCGGCTGGCGCCGGTGTTCGCACGCATCGGCTGGGAGGCGAAGCCGGGCGAGAGCGATCCGGTGGCGATCCTGCGCACGCAGCTGATCGGCGCGCTGGGCAACCTGGGCGACAGCGGGGTCATCAACGAGGCGCGCCGTCGCTTCGCGGCACAGGAACATGATCCGCAGGCCGTGCCCGCGGCGTTGCGCAAGACCATCTTCGCGATCGTGGCCAGGCACGCCGACGCCGCCACCTGGGACCGGCTGCACGCGATGGCGAAGGCGGAGAAGACCCCGCTGATCAAGGACCAGCTGTACTCGCTGCTGTCCTATGCCGACGATGACGCCCTGGCCCGGCGCGCGCTGGAGCTGGCCATCACCGACGAGCCGGGAGCGACCAACAGCGCCGGCATGATCGGCATCGCCGCCTACCAGCATCCCGAGATGGCGTTCGACTTCGCGCTGGCGCACCGCGCCAAGGTGGATACGCTGGTCGACTCGACCTCGCGCAGCCGCTATTACCCGCGCCTGGGTGGCGCCTCGTTCGACCCGGCGATGATCGGCAAGATCAAGGCCTACGCCGATGCTTACATTGCCACCGGCTCGCGTCGCGCCGCCGACGCCACCGTCGCGAACATCAAGTACCGCATGATGATCCGCAACGAACGGCTGCCGGCGATCGACGCCTGGTTGGCGCAGAACGGCGACTGA
- a CDS encoding S8 family serine peptidase produces MPLHRRPSALLVPLLAIALAAAGATPARAQVLGPVQGLPNMQIPDVGLPRVVPATPLRSVDDLLRGSLALTRKLQIDALRRSEPRRVDVDPHGAPILRGEFLAMGLSDAQRDAVRALGFSVDRATPADATLGLDFVVLHDTRSRRTAKAMRVLQQAAPDATFTYQHLYLPAGDGDVANATSSAAPPSSAPTRRVGLIDGGVDPADPAFARARIEQHGCKTATVSRHGTAVAARLVDGDPDTLYAADLWCGDAVGGATSNLVDALAWMARERVAVINISLVGPDNPVLARAVQAMIARGHVLVSAVGNDGPAAPPLFPAAYPGVIGVSGVDAHDRVLPESGSGDQVDFCASGVVGSGRDALRGTSFAAPIAARKAARLLDSPRASAAAQVQQQLIGEARPLGAPGHDPRYGYGLLSP; encoded by the coding sequence ATGCCCCTGCACCGCCGCCCGTCCGCCCTGCTCGTTCCGTTGCTGGCCATCGCGCTGGCCGCGGCCGGCGCGACGCCTGCGCGGGCGCAGGTACTGGGGCCTGTGCAGGGCCTGCCGAACATGCAGATACCCGACGTGGGCCTGCCGCGCGTGGTTCCCGCCACGCCCTTGCGCAGCGTGGACGACCTGTTGCGCGGATCGCTGGCCCTCACGCGAAAACTGCAGATCGACGCGCTGCGACGCAGCGAGCCCCGACGCGTCGATGTCGATCCCCACGGCGCGCCGATCCTGCGCGGCGAATTTCTCGCCATGGGCCTGTCGGATGCGCAACGCGATGCGGTACGGGCGCTGGGTTTCAGCGTGGATCGCGCGACGCCGGCGGACGCGACGCTGGGGCTGGACTTCGTGGTGCTGCACGACACCCGCAGTCGCCGCACGGCCAAGGCCATGCGCGTCCTGCAGCAGGCAGCGCCGGACGCGACGTTCACCTACCAGCACCTCTACCTGCCCGCGGGCGATGGCGACGTGGCCAACGCAACCAGCTCGGCGGCTCCGCCGTCCAGTGCACCGACGCGACGCGTGGGGCTGATCGACGGCGGCGTCGACCCGGCCGACCCCGCGTTCGCACGCGCGCGCATCGAACAGCATGGCTGCAAGACGGCCACCGTATCGCGGCACGGCACCGCGGTTGCCGCGCGCCTCGTCGACGGCGATCCGGACACGCTGTACGCCGCCGACCTGTGGTGCGGCGACGCGGTCGGCGGCGCCACCTCGAACCTCGTGGACGCGCTCGCGTGGATGGCGCGCGAGCGCGTGGCGGTGATCAACATCAGCCTGGTCGGGCCCGACAACCCGGTGCTTGCGCGCGCGGTGCAGGCGATGATCGCGCGCGGCCACGTGCTGGTCAGCGCGGTCGGCAACGACGGACCCGCCGCGCCGCCGCTGTTTCCTGCGGCGTATCCGGGCGTGATCGGCGTCAGCGGCGTCGACGCGCACGATCGCGTGCTGCCCGAATCCGGCAGTGGCGACCAGGTGGACTTCTGCGCATCCGGCGTGGTCGGCAGCGGCCGCGACGCGCTGCGCGGCACCTCGTTCGCGGCGCCGATCGCGGCGCGAAAAGCCGCCCGCTTGCTGGACTCTCCCCGCGCGAGCGCCGCGGCGCAGGTGCAGCAGCAACTGATCGGCGAGGCCCGCCCCCTCGGCGCCCCGGGCCACGACCCGCGCTACGGCTACGGCCTGCTGTCGCCCTGA